GGTACGGTTTACATGTTGCCCACCCGCACCGGAAGCACGATAGGTATCGATACGTAAATCTGATGGGTTTAATTCGATTTCGATGTCATCGTTGATTTCCGGATAAACGAACACTGAAGCGAAAGAAGTATGTCGACGACTGCCCGAATCAAAAGGAGACTTTCTGACTAATCGATGTACGCCAGTTTCAGTTCTGAGCCAACCGAAAGCGTATTCACCACCAAAACGAATGGTCGCACTTTTAATACCTGCCACATCACCGTCTGACACCTCAATGAGTTCAGTTTTAAAGCCATGGGCTTCACCCCAGCGAAGATACATGCGCAGCAACATATTGGCCCAATCTTGAGCCTCTGTGCCACCTGATCCGGACTGGATATCGATATATCCATCGTTGCTATCGTTCGGACCGGAAAACATCCGGCGAAATTCTAACACCTCTAACTTCTCAACCAATTGATCAAGTTCAGCTTGAGCCTCATTGAAGGTATCTTCGTCTTCCGCTTCTACTGCCAATTCCAGCAAGCCTTCGACATCTTCCGTGCCCTGGTCTAGCTGTTCGATGGTCTCAACCACATTTTCCAAAGCAACTTTTTCTTTGCCTAGAGCTTGAGCACGTTCTGGCTCATTCCACACATCAGGACTTTCTAGCTCACGACAGACTTCTTCCAAGCGCTCTTTCTTGTGATCGAAGTCAAAGATACCCCCGAAGCAAGTCGTTGCGCTTTCTTACATCTGCCAACATGTTTTGTATAGGATTGATTTCAAACATAAATATTCAATCTGTATTTAAATTAGGGACGGGATTCTACCGGATTTCTTAGCATTTGGACAGTGCCAGTGCAGCAAAGCAGTGGCATAAGATATACCACTGCTTACGATAAATACGCTGAGCTAAGCTTTCAATTTTTGTAAGGTTTCGACTAATTCGCTACCTATTTTTTTAAGGGCTTTTTCCGTTGCAGGATCAGTGATATTGCCATTTCCGTCGAATTTAGTAAAAGCTCCACCTACGGCCTTTTGATTGGGTAACACCATGGTGCCCAAGTTTTCCATCAACATACGCAGTGTCACTAGCACACGCATTCCGCCCATCGCCCCAGGAGAGGCAGCCATAATACCGGCCACTTTGCCTTTGTATGCTTCGAGGGGTTTTTCACCTTCAATTTTACGGGATGCCCAGTCAATGGCGTTTTTGAAAAGCGCACTGTAGGAGCTGTTATATTCAGGACTAGAAATTAATATGCCATCACTGTCAATTAGCAATTGCTTGAATTGTTGAGCACCTTCGTGCATACCGTTTTTGGCCTCGAGATCTTCATCGAACATTGGCATATTAAATGATTCAAGATCCACGATGGTCACTTGAGCACCAGCTTCTTCTGCTCCTTTGGCAGCCACTGCTACAACTTTCTTATTAACAGAATCTTTGCGGCCACTGCCAGCAAAAGCGAGTATTTTGATCATAGTCGGTCTCTCATATATTTAATCAGCTTAATAATATTGTGGCCAAATAGGCTGCTACATTCTTTCCATGGTGTCTATGCCTAGAATATCCAAACCGGTTTTAAGGGTTTTAGCCGTCATGGCGGCAAGCATCATCCGGCTTATTCTATGCTCTTGACTGACAGATTCTTTTAAAATCGGACAGGCTTCGTAGAATGTCATGAAATGGCTGGCAAGTTCGTATAAATAAGTACATAACACATGGGGCGTGGCTTCATTCGTGACTTGAGCTAGGTATTCACTAAATTGCAACAATTTTACTGCTAAAGCCTTTTCTTGCTCTGCTTCGAGTAAGATTGTGCCGTCCAACTGTTCTAGATCAACGCCAGCATTTCTAAAGATACTGCGAACGCGAGTGTATGCGTACTGAAGATACGGAGCTGTATTACCTTCAAAACTGAGCATGGTATCCCAATTAAAAATATAATCGGTTGTGCGATTTTTACTTAAGTCAGCATATTTGACTGCACTAATCCCAACTTTTTCAGCGATTATTTTGCGCTCTTCAGCCGATAAATCTGATTCTCTTTTGTTTATCAATACTTCAGCACGTTCAACTGCTTCGACCAATAAATCTGCGAGCTTAACAGTGCTGCCACTGCGGGTTTTAAAGGGTTTGCCGTCTTGTCCCAACATCATGCCAAAGGGGCAATGTTCATAACTTTGGCTGTCACTGATAAAACCGGCTTTACGGGCGACAATTTCAGTTTGCTTAAAGTGCAGCGCCTGACGAGCATCGGTGAAGATAAGGGTCCTATCTGCGCCGAGCGTTTGACAACGATAAAGGATAGCCGCTTGATCGGTACTCGAATACAAAAAGCCGCCACCGGA
Above is a window of Aliiglaciecola sp. LCG003 DNA encoding:
- the prfB gene encoding peptide chain release factor 2 (programmed frameshift), coding for MFEINPIQNMLADVRKRNDLLRGYLDFDHKKERLEEVCRELESPDVWNEPERAQALGKEKVALENVVETIEQLDQGTEDVEGLLELAVEAEDEDTFNEAQAELDQLVEKLEVLEFRRMFSGPNDSNDGYIDIQSGSGGTEAQDWANMLLRMYLRWGEAHGFKTELIEVSDGDVAGIKSATIRFGGEYAFGWLRTETGVHRLVRKSPFDSGSRRHTSFASVFVYPEINDDIEIELNPSDLRIDTYRASGAGGQHVNRTDSAVRITHLPTNIVVQCQNDRSQHKNKDQAMKQLKAKLYEFEMQKQNEEKQAMEDSKSDIGWGSQIRSYVLDDSRIKDLRTGVETRNTQAVLDGDLDKFIQASLKSGL
- a CDS encoding NAD(P)H-dependent oxidoreductase, yielding MIKILAFAGSGRKDSVNKKVVAVAAKGAEEAGAQVTIVDLESFNMPMFDEDLEAKNGMHEGAQQFKQLLIDSDGILISSPEYNSSYSALFKNAIDWASRKIEGEKPLEAYKGKVAGIMAASPGAMGGMRVLVTLRMLMENLGTMVLPNQKAVGGAFTKFDGNGNITDPATEKALKKIGSELVETLQKLKA